In Vigna angularis cultivar LongXiaoDou No.4 chromosome 8, ASM1680809v1, whole genome shotgun sequence, the DNA window TTTTGAAACACTGAACAGAAAAAATGATTAGATTGTTGCAATTTGGTTTATTACTTTCTTTGATTTATGTTACAAGTTTTTTTACTTTCCTTCGTAATTTACCCTTTTGCAATTTACTTTAGTGTTCTTTCTATCTTCCCGCAATTCCCTCGATCATTACATTTACCATTTTGAGTTTCACCATTTTATTGTGTTCTTGGGAAACCATACATTTACCATTGAGTTTCACCATTTTATTGTGTTCTTGCGAAACCGAACATACCCCGTAAAGTCTCCTTCTGGACCACAAATTCTTCACTACCTGATACCCGTCCTCCAAACCTCCTTCGTCCTCTACCAGATGGTGGGGTACCTATAGAAAATCATCCAACGTTCAAGTTAATACTTAGTCAGAGATTCTAGTCAAATTTGAAGTAATGCAAAAGGTGAGGTCAAactacaattaaaataatatttataggtGTACCTCATAGACCATGGGCCACTGGACCCATTGGCTTAGAGGCCCAAAGACTAACTTACCTGTGAGAAACTGAACTTGTTTTTGGCTAAGTTATCTAATGTGAGAATGTCCCCGACAAGCATGAAGAGATATCGGTACCCTGGCTTAATGAGCAACGTTGTTATCAAAGTAGATATTGTCTTTGGTGTCGGAAACATAGTACCCGATACCCTGTATTCGGTGTTCGACTAGGTGATCCATTCATAGAGTATCCAATAGTCATCTTATTGGCTAAAAACTATCTGACACTAGGTACCCAACAAACGGTATCATGTCATTGTCTTAAGTAACTCAATCAAAGGTTGTAGTTAGTAGAACCAGGGGTCTTCGGCCACAAACAATACACCAGTCCCCCATTCTTTTCATGTCTTAAGGGCATGCAAAGAGTGCTAGTGTCCGGTCAATTAGTTAAAGTGAGGTGTTGGCATTCGGTAGTCAGAATGCTTGATTTTGCAAAGAAAAATTGTTATCTTTGGCCATAACCTTACAAGTACAGAAGGCCCCGACCTCAAGGAGCATAACGACAAAGAGGTTTGAATGATGGGTTGTCAAATTTGAGGGGATGTGACTGATGGTAGTAGGTGTGGTGAAAAAATCGAAGCGATGACTTGGCAAGAGTTGTGAAGGTTCGAGAATGAATCATTTCCTTGGGAAAAGATGTTACTGAATTTCAAGGGTTGCCTTGAACAAAGCACGAGAGCAAGCACGAATGAGGCGCAACGACAAGCTCAAACGAGGCTTAAGGCGATTGCAAAGGAGGCGTGATGAACAACACGAAGGAGGAACGATGGCAAGCATGAAGGAGGTGAGGCGATGACAAATGAGATGGCCAAAGAGAGACAGCGGCGTGAGAGACCGTGGTGGAGCACAACAAAATGAAGAACGGTGGTGGAGCACAACAAAACAAGCCCTAATCAAGTCATTAAACCCAACACGACCtagtttttcttcatttttcccCTTTCAAGCTAGGAAAATCGTTGCAAACTCGTGATTCTACACGATCCTATTGATCTCACGCCCGATTCTACCAATTTTACCTGGAAAAAGAGTTTGCTTCCGAGTTAAGTCAGAAGCCAAGTCTAGGAATGTAAACTTGTCCAAGTTAACGAGTTAACTTACGAGTTTGATAACAATGATCTTGGGTAGACCAAGGATAAAATTCATGCTAATATCTTCCTAAGGGAATGAAGCAATAGACAGAGGGATATATAAACAATGTCTTTGGACTTCTTTTCTCATGTGGGgccaaaaaatattttcctctaAAATGCTTAGAGTCTTATCAACTccaaataaaaaggaaaataaaacaacaaaaatgaaaaatgccaCAGAAGCAAGCTATCAAATATATGCACATCTGTTTGGAATCTCCTTTAAAAAATAGTGCGCTTTACACCAATAACAAAGCAATTTCCCATTCTAACTAAAATCAATAGATAAGCCACGAAACatccttaaaaataaaaattacgcCAAAAAAATGTAGCCTAGATAACACATTTGCAATATAACATTAGTCTCTTTGCTGTTACAAAACACCACTAAAGCTAGTCACATATATAGCCCAAGAAGTGGCCATCACTAAACTATAGGTCCTAACATTATATTGCATGAACAGCAGCaagaataaaacatttaaaaattgtaACCTTAAGTTTCAAACTAATAACAGGGAAGGACCAAAGCAGGAACCACATACCAGAATATGTGAAAGTTTCCGCAAACAAAAATTGAATCTTCAGAAAACAGGGGGTTTTCTTGATGATTAATGACCTGCTGCTTTTAGAGGATCTTGATTTCCCTTGTGTGTTCTCAACTTCTTTACATGCCCACCTCGCACTGGTCTACTTTTAGAAACTTCTAACGAATTCTTCTCCCCGGTTTCTGTGTATGCTTCCCGGTTGATCTTTCCCTTCGAGAATCTCTCAAAGGCGACCTTTCAGTCCCAGAATCTCCCAAAGGTAATTTTTCCCTTCGGGAATAGCTCAGAGGTGACCTTCCCCTCCCAGAATCTCTCAGAGGTGACCTTTCCCTTCCAGAATCGCTCAGAGACGACCTTTCCCTTCCAGAATTTCTGAAAGTTGATCGTTCCATTCGAGTATCTCTGAAAGGTGATCTTTCGCTTCCAGAATTTCTGAAAGACGATCTTTCCCTCCCAGAATCTCTCAAACGTGATCTTTCCCTCCCAGAATCTCTCAAAGGTGATCTTTCACTCCCAGAATCTCTCAAAGCAGATCGTTCCCTCCCAGAATCTCCAAGATGCAATCTTTCCCTCCCAGAATCTCTCAAACGTGATCTTTCATTCCCAGAATCTCTCAAAGGAGATCGTTCCCTCCCAGAAGATCCAAGATGCAATCTTTCCCTCCCAGAATCTCTCAAACGTGATCTTTCCCTCCCAGAATCTCTCAAACGTGATCTTTCATTCCCAGAATCTCTCAAAGGAGATCGTTCCCTCCCAGAATCTCTAAGATGCAATCTTTCCCTCCCAGAATCCCTAAAAGGCTTGCCAACATCTAACTTCACTTTCCCGAAGTCCCTGTTCCTTCTACCAGGAGCAATTTTCTGATTACCTCTCCAAAACCTcctttcatcatcatcatcatcatcaacatcggTTTCACTGGCATCCTCAATTTCACATGCCTCTTCTTCATGCTGCCCCACACTCTCCCCATCACTCTCaccctctccctctccctctccctctctttCACCCGCTTCAACGGCTTTAGCCTCTGCCTCATGCGCACCACCCTTTCCTTGCACCACCTTACCCACTTTCCCCTCTTCACTGACACTATTCATCAGATGAACATACTGATTCCTCAAATTCATCACCGGATGATCCTCAATCAGTGCACCCCTCTTGTATCCCTCTCTCAATACAACAGTATAGGTCCCAACTTTACTAGACACATAGAAAATCCCCGGATGCTGCGACAACGCCCTCTTAAACCTCGACCTCAACCCCAACCACTCCCCAAACTCCAACAAACTATCCTTCTCAATTCTCTTCCCAACAAAAGCATGAAGAATTTCATGTAACACACCCACAACCCACCTATCAGACTCATCACTGGTAGGTGACAAATGAGACACATTCTCATAAGGAGAGACATAAGGCAACCTCTGCCACTCCCTCAACCACTTCTCATACTTCTTATCCATCTCAAAACCAGTAGAAAACTGCACAGGAAACACCAATTGaccatcaaattcatctttcttgTTTCGGTTCTGGATAACCGAAACCGCCAGCTCGTGGCTCCAGCAGACGAGTTCAAGGAACCCGTCTGCAACTCGAAAGTAGTCCGGAAACTCTGGTACAACCGTCTCGGTGTAGTCATCCGGTAGGCCAAGGTCCCACCGCAAGTGCTCAATGAGTGGCAGTGGGATTTTGTGGATTCTTGCAATCATCAAGAGTTTCAAGAGCCTGTCAGCTGATTGGTGTTTGAACTGGTGTGATTGGTATACGAGCTGCTCCTCGGCGTCGAGGTGTAGGGTTTCCGGTGTGAGGCGGATGTGGGGTTGGAGGATGGTGGGAGTGGGGAGGAACTCTTCGAAGACAGAGGGGTACTTGCGGATGAATTCGATGGGGCGGAAGGGAAAGTGGAGGGTGCTTTTGATGAGTGAAAGAGGGAGGGATTTGGAGGGTTCGCGTTTGATGAGGGTTTTGAGGGAGATCAAGGGTTTGAGGCTTTTCTCGCGCTCCACCGCGTGATCCAGGCCGCGGTCGCGGACGGGCTTGAATGTGCCATCAAAGATGGTTCGGAGGTGGTGGCGCTGGTGGTAGGGAGGAGGAGGACGGTTCCGGGTTGGGGTGCGGCGGGACAGGAGGAGGAGGAACCGCGTTGCGCTGGGTTGAGGCATTGGTGGCAATGGAAGTTTGCTGACACAAAGAGGGGAGAAAGAAGAAGGGTTTTTGGACTTGGGAATAGGTAGCGGTTAGGGTTTTacattctttgttttttttttctttcaattgaaATGCTATCCACTTATTTGTCTCCCATAATTTACTACACTTTTAATTTACTCAAATtattactaaattttattatttaatctttttatacatttttaattttatatcttaaatatgttaaaatatatataaaaggagaCTCATTTTCCACTTTTTACGCctactaatattttaatagattatcTTTTACTTCTTATATTGcatttgttttttgtattttataatttaaaaaaaactctcACATCTCTTCTCATTTGTgtttttaacttcaattttaaatgtcttaaatgatattttaattttaagtaagctatataaattaatatatactgaaaaatattagatttaataataatatatgaattaatatgtaaaatgataaaaattattactataattgcaactaagtaaaataaaataaaatagtaaaaattgaaaatgatgtGATAATTTAAAAACCTGGTATTAAAACTGTCAGTTTTTATTAGGACTGacataattaacttaaatataataaattatcgattatgtatattattttttactataaaaactaaattgtttttttaaaaactgaattatactgttttttagtttagtttaaaaaatttaaactttttttattaacagTTTCAAATTGTGTactatattttacttttatttgaaaattaaacagtttacaatattttacttttgtttactTAATTGCTtcgttctttttttctttatcagcAATACAAAcataagaaagtaaaaaaaaaacacatatcttcgttatcttttagattatatatatatatatatatatatatatatatatatatatatatatatatatatatatatatatatatatatatatatatataatctgtaatatgaataaataaataaacgtTCTCTTAAAGtccttaaaaaatttaacaattataataataattattaaaataaaataatgttattaaatttatactaaaattgattgtatatttacaaaataaaactaaattttattatattgtaattatattataagaacaagtaactattttataaattaataaaattaattatatttgtaaaaataaaaagataaaaatgtgtGTATTATAAAACAGTTATAAAACataatactattatatatatatatatatatatatatatatatatatatataattgtaaatgaAATGAtgacttttttctttaaaataagtaaataaaaataattttagaatattCAAAACCTTTCTATTAAATTACGATAAGtgacaaaataaaaacatttcatGTCACGATAAAACAGAAATATTTTTAGAGATAGAGTTTCTAATCTGTATAAACAAACAAACtcatgtaattatatattttatttacaagtttAACTCTAAAACAGTGCAATTCAATTATTATACAAAGTAATTCAGTTTTTTTGGTTATTataatatagttaattatagtttagtatatttagtcatttttgtccagtttttataaattttttaggtttaatcattttataatttctatttaGGTTGGATTTTctgaaataagttttttttttgtctcaattgggtttttaaatatgaaaaaataagtGCAATTGAGTTCTTACCGTTAAATTGagttaacattaaaattaaattgagttGTCGGTGAGCTGGATTCATTAATTGACGTGGTAGATACAAGATCATCACATTAAGCAGAGTTGTCACTACATTATGTCacgtcatcatcttcaaccttaatgtttctgaaaattgaatttagaaatgatgaaattagggttcttaaaaACCAAATTGGGAACAAGATTTCTGATTCGTTTTCCTTTGAGGGTTTCACGTTCAGGTAGCCCTTCGTAGTGGTGAAACTATGATTCAGTGGTGATCTGGTCCTGTTTTTCATTTGTAGGTTGAAGGTTGTCTAAGGGTGTTCGCTGACCGCGACGCTACGATTCTGGTTGTTGCGATTTGGGACTTTTTATGTTTCTGAACTTTCTCTTTGCAGGTTCATGAAGAACACAAAAGGATTTGGGTTTCCATGGAGTCTGCGATTTGAATGTGTGATAcgttgtcgttgaagctatcaaattaatactactttttaagacaacttcagtattgccaagtagtatttaagaaagtagatgggttaaagtaaccctgagtcatTTCCCAACGAATACAGAATTGtctttcaatatttgaatcttatgaatgcaattcaatgctcaagaataaaagtgatgtttggagaatgtttaaagaacaaataagaaacttaaaaacaattgtgatgaaataggctaattccattgcttttccaagatagattcatcatcggttattcacagatcattgttcaagtttcaaattaattaaagtacattcttaattaatttgagggcgatcatgcagttaaccaaagtagattctcaatcaaatgcaaaacctttataaattattcacaataaattcaaccaaagtacattcttaatcaaatcctattgtgtttaatcatgtttattcttaaatctcctaaccaaattaaaagctaattaatcaaagtaaattcccAATTAATTATACttgaaattattaccaccaaccaaagtacattctcaattgatagcaaaaacctatttaatcatatgaaagtttctaaatttaatcaaagtacattctcaaccaaacctagaaaccctcGAATTCATATGATCAATAAGCATGTAGATTAAAACAccatatgatgcaaaaatcattacttttaatatgattgagagatgaaagacatagaaagagaataactcaaattaataatcaaaagaaacaattgcattaattcaaattaaccttagaatccataatgaaattatagtGGAATAGTCCTAGGAGCTTAACCCTTCATGAATGGAGTGAAACACATGATGGAATAAAAGTGAGAGTAGTGGTGGATGCTTACTTCCAGTGGAGGAGTctgagaatgaatgaagtgtCTTTTTTGCCTTCCAtgagtctctttatatagggcttgattaggcttggactttgaatattctattgataaaatcttttatcttatatcatatatcttccaaataactaaaagatttagataattataatattatttggaagatattttctgttaatattcccaaattaaattaattcaacaactgaattttatcttttagcctttctgaattttccaaaattacaAATAAGCCCTGAAATTTAATCTATCTACACTTTAacccctttttttcttttcaaaattgcatGAAAGTCCCTCA includes these proteins:
- the LOC108345905 gene encoding protein WHAT'S THIS FACTOR 1, chloroplastic yields the protein MPQPSATRFLLLLSRRTPTRNRPPPPYHQRHHLRTIFDGTFKPVRDRGLDHAVEREKSLKPLISLKTLIKREPSKSLPLSLIKSTLHFPFRPIEFIRKYPSVFEEFLPTPTILQPHIRLTPETLHLDAEEQLVYQSHQFKHQSADRLLKLLMIARIHKIPLPLIEHLRWDLGLPDDYTETVVPEFPDYFRVADGFLELVCWSHELAVSVIQNRNKKDEFDGQLVFPVQFSTGFEMDKKYEKWLREWQRLPYVSPYENVSHLSPTSDESDRWVVGVLHEILHAFVGKRIEKDSLLEFGEWLGLRSRFKRALSQHPGIFYVSSKVGTYTVVLREGYKRGALIEDHPVMNLRNQYVHLMNSVSEEGKVGKVVQGKGGAHEAEAKAVEAGEREGEGEGEGESDGESVGQHEEEACEIEDASETDVDDDDDDERRFWRGNQKIAPGRRNRDFGKVKLDVGKPFRDSGRERLHLRDSGRERSPLRDSGNERSRLRDSGRERSRLRDSGRERLHLGSSGRERSPLRDSGNERSRLRDSGRERLHLGDSGRERSALRDSGSERSPLRDSGRERSRLRDSGRERSSFRNSGSERSPFRDTRMERSTFRNSGRERSSLSDSGRERSPLRDSGRGRSPLSYSRREKLPLGDSGTERSPLRDSRRERSTGKHTQKPGRRIR